In Oncorhynchus nerka isolate Pitt River linkage group LG21, Oner_Uvic_2.0, whole genome shotgun sequence, the following are encoded in one genomic region:
- the apol gene encoding uncharacterized protein apol isoform X3, with amino-acid sequence MMRDIKQRADRIDLKFDHVRNSETKAKAFGEFVWSGLTQGTADSRREELEKELGAVLKDTLGGLEKLDYFLNAVECLAVTCLLVFEENRFLCLPQGMSPASVQAVITAARISCPLLIYFKRDAKAFFMPSLLNVEVLTLQLDRYTQISQQLCKRMDIVSSISQMLFWKKKNDIPVVNLGDVSEKSIEKMMDHLNQLNDIRMDQHLRLTFLFQEAAQRFIGRFSQRRPRMEQFLTDLEENAVQLDRMKLGAKISSVAGSSVGVAGGILSIVGLALSPVTAGVSLALTITGVSLGVTSGVNSLATGITEMTVNSIHEKKASKVFQSFMEDVESLQECLEDVATNMEPTQGQSMVDGVLGAGKVIATAGAIGKGIDSIVDCASALSVKTLAKEDLIASAGKLALQEGKAARNLPKLAGDIPDIGQVAKGTPLALSSSARAGFITLNALFIGLDVFFICKDSVCLAKGSKSEFSQLIRARAALWRTELGSWQRIYDSLCRGIWKFRKCQRILAQPFFPSWRGI; translated from the exons ATGATGAGGGACATCAAGCAGAGGGCAGACAGAATTGACCTTAAGTTCGACCATGTCCGTAACTCTGAGACCAAGGCCAAGGCGTTTGGGGAGTTCGTATGGAGCGGTCTGACCCAGGGGACTGCAGACAGTAGGCGTGAGGAGCtggagaaggagctgggagcTGTACTAAAGGACACTCTGGGAGGCCTGGAGAAGCTGGATTACTTCCTGAATGCTGTGGAGTGTCTGGCGGTCACCTGTCTGTTGGTGTTTGAGGAGAACAGATTCCTCTGTCTGCCTCAGGGGATGAGCCCTGCCAGTGTTCAGGCTGTCATCACTGCTGCCAGAATATCCTGCCCTCTCCTCATTTACTTTAAGAGGGATGCTAAGGCCTTCTTTATGCCCAGCCTCCTCAATGTAGAGGTGCTGACCCTCCAGCTGGACAGATACACACAAATCAGCCAGCAGCTCTGTAAGAGGATGGACATAGT TAGCTCCATCAGTCAAATGCTGTTTTGGAAAAAGAAGAATGACATCCCTGTGGTCAACCTTGGTGATGTGAGTGAAAAGTCCATAGAAAAGATGATGGACCATTTGAATCAGCTGAATGATATCAG gATGGACCAGCACCTCAGACTAACATTCCTGTTCCAAGAGGCTGCTCAGCGCTTCATTGGCCGGTTCAGCCAGCGCCGACCCAGGATGGAGCAGTTTCTGACCGATCTGGAGGAGAATGCTGTGCAGCTGGACAGGATGAAGCTGGGGGCTAAGATCTCCAGTGTGGCAGGCAGCTCAGTGGGGGTAGCTGGAGGGATCCTATCCATCGTGGGCTTAGCTCTATCCCCTGTTACCGCTGGGGTGTCACTGGCTCTCACCATTACAGGGGTCAGCCTGGGGGTCACCAGTGGGGTCAACAGTTTAGCCACTGGTATCACAGAGATGACGGTCAATAGCATCCATGAGAAGAAAGCCAGTAAAGTCTTCCAGAGTTTCATGGAGGACGTGGAGAGTCTCCAGGAGTGTCTGGAGGATGTGGCCACTAATATGGAGCCCACCCAGGGGCAGAGCATGGTGGACGGCGTGCTGGGGGCAGGGAAGGTGATTGCCACAGCCGGGGCCATTGGAAAAGGCATCGACTCCATAGTGGACTGTGCCTCGGCTCTGAGTGTTAAGACCCTTGCAAAGGAAGATCTGATTGCAAGCGCTGGTAAGTTGGCGCTCCAGGAAGGCAAAGCAGCACGAAACCTACCCAAGTTAGCAGGGGACATCCCAGACATTGGACAGGTGGCCAAAGGCACCCCACTAGCCCTCTCCAGCTCGGCGCGGGCTGGTTTTATCACTCTCAACGCCCTCTTCATTGGCCTGGATGTTTTCTTCATCTGTAAAGACAGTGTGTGCCTGGCCAAAGGCAGCAAGAGTGAGTTCTCCCAGCTCATCCGTGCCAGAGCGGCATTGTGGCGCACAGAGCTAGGCTCCTGGCAGAGGATCTACGACTCGCTGTGTAGAGGAATTTGGAAGTTCAGGAAGTGCCAGAGAATCCTGGCGCAGCCTTTTTTCCCCTCCTGGAGGGGAATCTGA
- the LOC115104324 gene encoding eukaryotic translation initiation factor 3 subunit D isoform X1, with amino-acid sequence MAKFHAPEIQDNPSGWGPCAVPEKFKDMPYQPFSKGDRLGKVADWTGATYQDKRYTNKYSSQFGGGSQYAYFHEEDETSFQLVDTAKTQKTAYQRNRMRFAQRNLRRDKDRRNLTQFNMQTLPKSAKQKERDRMRLQKKFQKQFGVRQKWDQKSQAQLKPRDSSVEVRSDWEVKEEMDFPRLMKMRYMEVEDPTDIECCGALEYYDKAFDRVTTRNEKPLKSIKRIFHTVTTTDDPVIRKLAKTQGNVFATDAILATLMCCTRSVNSWDIIVQRVGNKLFFDKRDNSDFDLLTVSETANEPPQDEGNSFNSPRNLAMEATYINHNFSQQCLRMGGERHKFPNPNPFVEEDIDKSEVASVAYRYRRWKLGEDIDLIVRCEHDGVMTGANGEVSFINVKTLNEWDSRHCNGVDWRQKLDSQRGAVLATELKNNSYKLARWTCCAMLAGSEYLKLGYVSRYHAKDSARHVVLGTQQFQPTEFASQINLSMENAWGILRCVIDICRKLEEGKYLILKDPNKQVIRVYSLPDGTFSSDEDEEEDDDDDEEDEEEEDEQEP; translated from the exons ATGGCGAAGTTCCATGCCCCTGAGATCCAGGACAATCCCTCTGGGTGGGGTCCCTGTGCTGTCCCTGAGAAGTTTAAGGACATGCCCTACCAGCCCTTTAGCAAAGGAGACCGTCTGGGAAAG GTGGCTGATTGGACAGGAGCAACCTACCAGGACAAGAGATACACAA ACAAGTATTCATCTCAGTTTGGGGGTGGTAGTCAGTATGCCTACTTCCATGAGGAGGACGAGACGAGCTTCCAGCTGGTGGACACTGCCAAGACGCAGAAGACTGCCTACCAGAGGAACCGCATGAGGTTTGCACAG AGGAATCTGCGCAGGGACAAGGACCGCAGGAACCTGACCCAGTTCAATATGCAGACCCTCCCGAAGAGTGCCAAGCAGAAGGAGAG GGATCGCATGCGCCTACAGAAAAagttccagaagcagtttggcgTCCGTCAGAAGTGGGACCAGAAATCCCAG GCCCAGTTGAAACCCCGAGACTCGTCGGTGGAGGTCCGGAGTGActgggaggtgaaggaggagatggACTTCCCCAGGCTGATGAAGATGAGATACATGGAGGTGGAGGACCCCACTGACAT TGAGTGCTGTGGTGCGTTGGAGTACTACGACAAGGCCTTCGACCGTGTCACCACTCGCAACGAGAAGCCTCTCAAGAGCATCAAGAGGATCTTTCACACAGTCACCACCACCGACGACCCTGTCATCCGCAAG TTGGCTAAGACCCAGGGCAATGTGTTTGCCACCGATGCCATCCTGGCCACCCTGATGTGCTGCACGCGCTCAGTCAACTCCTGGGACATTATCGTGCAGAGAGTGGGCAACAAGCTCTTCTTTGACAAGAGAGACAACTCTGATTTTG ATCTGTTGACGGTGAGTGAGACTGCCAACGAGCCACCACAGGATGAGGGCAACTCCTTCAACTCGCCCCGTAACCTGGCCATGGAGGCTACCTACATCAACCATAACTTCAGCCAGCAGTGTCTGCGCATG GGCGGGGAGAGGCACAAGTTCCCTAACCCCAACCCATTTGTAGAGGAGGACATAGACAAGAGTGAGGTGGCCTCTGTTGCCTACAG GTACCGCCGCTGGAAGCTGGGGGAGGACATTGACCTGATTGTACGCTGTGAGCACGATGGAGTGATGACCGGGGCCAACGGAGAGGTGTCCTTCATCAACGTCAAGACCCTCAACGAGTGGGACTCCCGG CACTGTAATGGAGTGGACTGGCGTCAGAAGCTGGACTCTCAGAGAGGAGCTGTTCTGGCCACCGAGCTGAAGAACAACAGCTACAAACTGGCCCGCTGGACCTGCTGTGCCATGCTGGCTGGCTCAGAGTACCTCAAGCTAGG GTACGTGTCTCGTTATCACGCGAAGGACTCTGCGCGCCACGTGGTCCTGGGCACTCAGCAGTTCCAGCCCACTGAGTTTGCCAGCCAGATCAACTTGAGCATGGAGAACGCCTGGGGTATCCTACGCTGTGTCATCGACATCTGCCGCAAGCTGGAGGAGGGCAAGTACCTCATCCTCAAGGACCCCAACAAG CAAGTGATTCGCGTGTATAGCTTGCCTGACGGAACCTTCAGCTCAGATGAAGATGAGGAAgaagatgatgatgacgatgaagaggatgaggaggaggaag ATGAACAAGAACCCTAA
- the LOC115104324 gene encoding eukaryotic translation initiation factor 3 subunit D isoform X2, producing the protein MAKFHAPEIQDNPSGWGPCAVPEKFKDMPYQPFSKGDRLGKVADWTGATYQDKRYTNKYSSQFGGGSQYAYFHEEDETSFQLVDTAKTQKTAYQRNRMRFAQRNLRRDKDRRNLTQFNMQTLPKSAKQKERDRMRLQKKFQKQFGVRQKWDQKSQLKPRDSSVEVRSDWEVKEEMDFPRLMKMRYMEVEDPTDIECCGALEYYDKAFDRVTTRNEKPLKSIKRIFHTVTTTDDPVIRKLAKTQGNVFATDAILATLMCCTRSVNSWDIIVQRVGNKLFFDKRDNSDFDLLTVSETANEPPQDEGNSFNSPRNLAMEATYINHNFSQQCLRMGGERHKFPNPNPFVEEDIDKSEVASVAYRYRRWKLGEDIDLIVRCEHDGVMTGANGEVSFINVKTLNEWDSRHCNGVDWRQKLDSQRGAVLATELKNNSYKLARWTCCAMLAGSEYLKLGYVSRYHAKDSARHVVLGTQQFQPTEFASQINLSMENAWGILRCVIDICRKLEEGKYLILKDPNKQVIRVYSLPDGTFSSDEDEEEDDDDDEEDEEEEDEQEP; encoded by the exons ATGGCGAAGTTCCATGCCCCTGAGATCCAGGACAATCCCTCTGGGTGGGGTCCCTGTGCTGTCCCTGAGAAGTTTAAGGACATGCCCTACCAGCCCTTTAGCAAAGGAGACCGTCTGGGAAAG GTGGCTGATTGGACAGGAGCAACCTACCAGGACAAGAGATACACAA ACAAGTATTCATCTCAGTTTGGGGGTGGTAGTCAGTATGCCTACTTCCATGAGGAGGACGAGACGAGCTTCCAGCTGGTGGACACTGCCAAGACGCAGAAGACTGCCTACCAGAGGAACCGCATGAGGTTTGCACAG AGGAATCTGCGCAGGGACAAGGACCGCAGGAACCTGACCCAGTTCAATATGCAGACCCTCCCGAAGAGTGCCAAGCAGAAGGAGAG GGATCGCATGCGCCTACAGAAAAagttccagaagcagtttggcgTCCGTCAGAAGTGGGACCAGAAATCCCAG TTGAAACCCCGAGACTCGTCGGTGGAGGTCCGGAGTGActgggaggtgaaggaggagatggACTTCCCCAGGCTGATGAAGATGAGATACATGGAGGTGGAGGACCCCACTGACAT TGAGTGCTGTGGTGCGTTGGAGTACTACGACAAGGCCTTCGACCGTGTCACCACTCGCAACGAGAAGCCTCTCAAGAGCATCAAGAGGATCTTTCACACAGTCACCACCACCGACGACCCTGTCATCCGCAAG TTGGCTAAGACCCAGGGCAATGTGTTTGCCACCGATGCCATCCTGGCCACCCTGATGTGCTGCACGCGCTCAGTCAACTCCTGGGACATTATCGTGCAGAGAGTGGGCAACAAGCTCTTCTTTGACAAGAGAGACAACTCTGATTTTG ATCTGTTGACGGTGAGTGAGACTGCCAACGAGCCACCACAGGATGAGGGCAACTCCTTCAACTCGCCCCGTAACCTGGCCATGGAGGCTACCTACATCAACCATAACTTCAGCCAGCAGTGTCTGCGCATG GGCGGGGAGAGGCACAAGTTCCCTAACCCCAACCCATTTGTAGAGGAGGACATAGACAAGAGTGAGGTGGCCTCTGTTGCCTACAG GTACCGCCGCTGGAAGCTGGGGGAGGACATTGACCTGATTGTACGCTGTGAGCACGATGGAGTGATGACCGGGGCCAACGGAGAGGTGTCCTTCATCAACGTCAAGACCCTCAACGAGTGGGACTCCCGG CACTGTAATGGAGTGGACTGGCGTCAGAAGCTGGACTCTCAGAGAGGAGCTGTTCTGGCCACCGAGCTGAAGAACAACAGCTACAAACTGGCCCGCTGGACCTGCTGTGCCATGCTGGCTGGCTCAGAGTACCTCAAGCTAGG GTACGTGTCTCGTTATCACGCGAAGGACTCTGCGCGCCACGTGGTCCTGGGCACTCAGCAGTTCCAGCCCACTGAGTTTGCCAGCCAGATCAACTTGAGCATGGAGAACGCCTGGGGTATCCTACGCTGTGTCATCGACATCTGCCGCAAGCTGGAGGAGGGCAAGTACCTCATCCTCAAGGACCCCAACAAG CAAGTGATTCGCGTGTATAGCTTGCCTGACGGAACCTTCAGCTCAGATGAAGATGAGGAAgaagatgatgatgacgatgaagaggatgaggaggaggaag ATGAACAAGAACCCTAA
- the apol gene encoding uncharacterized protein apol isoform X1, which produces MSKHRESVMSRSELTRELLGQYISDTLSNIHTVREFCDRHSKWAHQRETELEMMRDIKQRADRIDLKFDHVRNSETKAKAFGEFVWSGLTQGTADSRREELEKELGAVLKDTLGGLEKLDYFLNAVECLAVTCLLVFEENRFLCLPQGMSPASVQAVITAARISCPLLIYFKRDAKAFFMPSLLNVEVLTLQLDRYTQISQQLCKRMDIVSSISQMLFWKKKNDIPVVNLGDVSEKSIEKMMDHLNQLNDIRMDQHLRLTFLFQEAAQRFIGRFSQRRPRMEQFLTDLEENAVQLDRMKLGAKISSVAGSSVGVAGGILSIVGLALSPVTAGVSLALTITGVSLGVTSGVNSLATGITEMTVNSIHEKKASKVFQSFMEDVESLQECLEDVATNMEPTQGQSMVDGVLGAGKVIATAGAIGKGIDSIVDCASALSVKTLAKEDLIASAGKLALQEGKAARNLPKLAGDIPDIGQVAKGTPLALSSSARAGFITLNALFIGLDVFFICKDSVCLAKGSKSEFSQLIRARAALWRTELGSWQRIYDSLCRGIWKFRKCQRILAQPFFPSWRGI; this is translated from the exons atgtccaaacacagggagaGCGTCATGTCACG ATCAGAGTTAACAAGGGAGCTCTTGGGCCAGTACATCTCTGACACCCTCAGCAACATTCACACAGTGAGGGAGTTCTGTGACAGGCATTCCAAATGGGCCCATCAGAGGGAGACAGAACTGGAAATGATGAGGGACATCAAGCAGAGGGCAGACAGAATTGACCTTAAGTTCGACCATGTCCGTAACTCTGAGACCAAGGCCAAGGCGTTTGGGGAGTTCGTATGGAGCGGTCTGACCCAGGGGACTGCAGACAGTAGGCGTGAGGAGCtggagaaggagctgggagcTGTACTAAAGGACACTCTGGGAGGCCTGGAGAAGCTGGATTACTTCCTGAATGCTGTGGAGTGTCTGGCGGTCACCTGTCTGTTGGTGTTTGAGGAGAACAGATTCCTCTGTCTGCCTCAGGGGATGAGCCCTGCCAGTGTTCAGGCTGTCATCACTGCTGCCAGAATATCCTGCCCTCTCCTCATTTACTTTAAGAGGGATGCTAAGGCCTTCTTTATGCCCAGCCTCCTCAATGTAGAGGTGCTGACCCTCCAGCTGGACAGATACACACAAATCAGCCAGCAGCTCTGTAAGAGGATGGACATAGT TAGCTCCATCAGTCAAATGCTGTTTTGGAAAAAGAAGAATGACATCCCTGTGGTCAACCTTGGTGATGTGAGTGAAAAGTCCATAGAAAAGATGATGGACCATTTGAATCAGCTGAATGATATCAG gATGGACCAGCACCTCAGACTAACATTCCTGTTCCAAGAGGCTGCTCAGCGCTTCATTGGCCGGTTCAGCCAGCGCCGACCCAGGATGGAGCAGTTTCTGACCGATCTGGAGGAGAATGCTGTGCAGCTGGACAGGATGAAGCTGGGGGCTAAGATCTCCAGTGTGGCAGGCAGCTCAGTGGGGGTAGCTGGAGGGATCCTATCCATCGTGGGCTTAGCTCTATCCCCTGTTACCGCTGGGGTGTCACTGGCTCTCACCATTACAGGGGTCAGCCTGGGGGTCACCAGTGGGGTCAACAGTTTAGCCACTGGTATCACAGAGATGACGGTCAATAGCATCCATGAGAAGAAAGCCAGTAAAGTCTTCCAGAGTTTCATGGAGGACGTGGAGAGTCTCCAGGAGTGTCTGGAGGATGTGGCCACTAATATGGAGCCCACCCAGGGGCAGAGCATGGTGGACGGCGTGCTGGGGGCAGGGAAGGTGATTGCCACAGCCGGGGCCATTGGAAAAGGCATCGACTCCATAGTGGACTGTGCCTCGGCTCTGAGTGTTAAGACCCTTGCAAAGGAAGATCTGATTGCAAGCGCTGGTAAGTTGGCGCTCCAGGAAGGCAAAGCAGCACGAAACCTACCCAAGTTAGCAGGGGACATCCCAGACATTGGACAGGTGGCCAAAGGCACCCCACTAGCCCTCTCCAGCTCGGCGCGGGCTGGTTTTATCACTCTCAACGCCCTCTTCATTGGCCTGGATGTTTTCTTCATCTGTAAAGACAGTGTGTGCCTGGCCAAAGGCAGCAAGAGTGAGTTCTCCCAGCTCATCCGTGCCAGAGCGGCATTGTGGCGCACAGAGCTAGGCTCCTGGCAGAGGATCTACGACTCGCTGTGTAGAGGAATTTGGAAGTTCAGGAAGTGCCAGAGAATCCTGGCGCAGCCTTTTTTCCCCTCCTGGAGGGGAATCTGA
- the apol gene encoding uncharacterized protein apol isoform X2, translated as MSKHRESVMSRSELTRELLGQYISDTLSNIHTVREFCDRHSKWAHQRETELEMMRDIKQRADRIDLKFDHVRNSETKAKAFGEFVWSGLTQGTADSRREELEKELGAVLKDTLGGLEKLDYFLNAVECLAVTCLLVFEENRFLCLPQGMSPASVQAVITAARISCPLLIYFKRDAKAFFMPSLLNVEVLTLQLDRYTQISQQLCKRMDIVSISQMLFWKKKNDIPVVNLGDVSEKSIEKMMDHLNQLNDIRMDQHLRLTFLFQEAAQRFIGRFSQRRPRMEQFLTDLEENAVQLDRMKLGAKISSVAGSSVGVAGGILSIVGLALSPVTAGVSLALTITGVSLGVTSGVNSLATGITEMTVNSIHEKKASKVFQSFMEDVESLQECLEDVATNMEPTQGQSMVDGVLGAGKVIATAGAIGKGIDSIVDCASALSVKTLAKEDLIASAGKLALQEGKAARNLPKLAGDIPDIGQVAKGTPLALSSSARAGFITLNALFIGLDVFFICKDSVCLAKGSKSEFSQLIRARAALWRTELGSWQRIYDSLCRGIWKFRKCQRILAQPFFPSWRGI; from the exons atgtccaaacacagggagaGCGTCATGTCACG ATCAGAGTTAACAAGGGAGCTCTTGGGCCAGTACATCTCTGACACCCTCAGCAACATTCACACAGTGAGGGAGTTCTGTGACAGGCATTCCAAATGGGCCCATCAGAGGGAGACAGAACTGGAAATGATGAGGGACATCAAGCAGAGGGCAGACAGAATTGACCTTAAGTTCGACCATGTCCGTAACTCTGAGACCAAGGCCAAGGCGTTTGGGGAGTTCGTATGGAGCGGTCTGACCCAGGGGACTGCAGACAGTAGGCGTGAGGAGCtggagaaggagctgggagcTGTACTAAAGGACACTCTGGGAGGCCTGGAGAAGCTGGATTACTTCCTGAATGCTGTGGAGTGTCTGGCGGTCACCTGTCTGTTGGTGTTTGAGGAGAACAGATTCCTCTGTCTGCCTCAGGGGATGAGCCCTGCCAGTGTTCAGGCTGTCATCACTGCTGCCAGAATATCCTGCCCTCTCCTCATTTACTTTAAGAGGGATGCTAAGGCCTTCTTTATGCCCAGCCTCCTCAATGTAGAGGTGCTGACCCTCCAGCTGGACAGATACACACAAATCAGCCAGCAGCTCTGTAAGAGGATGGACATAGT CTCCATCAGTCAAATGCTGTTTTGGAAAAAGAAGAATGACATCCCTGTGGTCAACCTTGGTGATGTGAGTGAAAAGTCCATAGAAAAGATGATGGACCATTTGAATCAGCTGAATGATATCAG gATGGACCAGCACCTCAGACTAACATTCCTGTTCCAAGAGGCTGCTCAGCGCTTCATTGGCCGGTTCAGCCAGCGCCGACCCAGGATGGAGCAGTTTCTGACCGATCTGGAGGAGAATGCTGTGCAGCTGGACAGGATGAAGCTGGGGGCTAAGATCTCCAGTGTGGCAGGCAGCTCAGTGGGGGTAGCTGGAGGGATCCTATCCATCGTGGGCTTAGCTCTATCCCCTGTTACCGCTGGGGTGTCACTGGCTCTCACCATTACAGGGGTCAGCCTGGGGGTCACCAGTGGGGTCAACAGTTTAGCCACTGGTATCACAGAGATGACGGTCAATAGCATCCATGAGAAGAAAGCCAGTAAAGTCTTCCAGAGTTTCATGGAGGACGTGGAGAGTCTCCAGGAGTGTCTGGAGGATGTGGCCACTAATATGGAGCCCACCCAGGGGCAGAGCATGGTGGACGGCGTGCTGGGGGCAGGGAAGGTGATTGCCACAGCCGGGGCCATTGGAAAAGGCATCGACTCCATAGTGGACTGTGCCTCGGCTCTGAGTGTTAAGACCCTTGCAAAGGAAGATCTGATTGCAAGCGCTGGTAAGTTGGCGCTCCAGGAAGGCAAAGCAGCACGAAACCTACCCAAGTTAGCAGGGGACATCCCAGACATTGGACAGGTGGCCAAAGGCACCCCACTAGCCCTCTCCAGCTCGGCGCGGGCTGGTTTTATCACTCTCAACGCCCTCTTCATTGGCCTGGATGTTTTCTTCATCTGTAAAGACAGTGTGTGCCTGGCCAAAGGCAGCAAGAGTGAGTTCTCCCAGCTCATCCGTGCCAGAGCGGCATTGTGGCGCACAGAGCTAGGCTCCTGGCAGAGGATCTACGACTCGCTGTGTAGAGGAATTTGGAAGTTCAGGAAGTGCCAGAGAATCCTGGCGCAGCCTTTTTTCCCCTCCTGGAGGGGAATCTGA